A single Phragmites australis chromosome 4, lpPhrAust1.1, whole genome shotgun sequence DNA region contains:
- the LOC133916659 gene encoding probable mitochondrial-processing peptidase subunit beta, mitochondrial codes for MAFRRILSAAVRRRSAVAAAAAGKAREASTAVAAAPGVIAPDATPVRAPVMPYDRIAEAVNARLRRLEHPDPRFLRYASPVPAHADHTAILAAPETRVTTLPNGLRVATESSLAARTATVGVWIDAGSRYETEEAAGVAHFVEHMLFKGTGKRSAAQLEQEIEDMGGHLNAYTSREQTTYYAKVLDKDVPRAMEVLADILQNSNLDLARIDRERDVILREMEEVEGQSEEVIFDHLHATAFQYTSLGRPILGSADNVRSITKEDLEKYIATHYTASRMVITAAGNVKHEDIVEQATKLFNKLSTDPTTTRMLVAKEPASFTGSEVRIIDDDMPLAQFAVAFNGASWVDPDSVALMVMQSMLGSWDKSAGGGKHMGSELVQRVAINDIAESVMAFNTNYKDTGLFGVYAVAKADCLDDLAFAIMHEMSKLSYRVMEEDVIRARNQLKSSIQLHLDGSTAVVEDIGRQLLIYGRRIPIPELFARIDAVDASTVKRVANRFIFDQDVAIAAMGPIQGLPDYNWFRRRTYMLRY; via the exons ATGGCGTTCCGCCGCATATTATCCGCCGCGGTGCGCCGCcgctccgccgtcgccgccgcggcggccgggaAAGCGCGCGAGGCCTCCACCGCCGTCGCTGCGGCCCCCGGCGTCATCGCCCCAGACGCGACCCCGGTGCGCGCCCCGGTGATGCCGTACGACCGCATCGCTGAGGCCGTGAACGCCCGGCTCCGGCGGCTCGAGCACCCGGACCCGCGCTTCCTCCGCTACGCGAGCCCAGTGCCCGCCCACGCCGACCACACGGCCATCCTCGCGGCGCCGGAGACCCGCGTCACGACGCTGCCCAACGGCCTGCGCGTCGCCACGGAGTCGTCCCTCGCCGCGCGCACGGCCACAGTCGGCGTGTGGATCGACGCGGGCAGCAGGTACGAGACGGAGGAGGCCGCTGGCGTCGCGCATTTCGTCGAGCACATGCTGTTCAAGGGCACGGGGAAGCGCAGCGCCGCGCAGCTAGAGCAGGAGATCGAGGACATGGGCGGCCACCTCAACGCGTACACGTCGCGGGAGCAGACGACCTACTACGCCAAGGTGCTTGACAAGGACGTGCCCCGTGCAATGGAGGTCCTGGCTGACATCCTGCAGAACTCTAATCTCGACCTGGCCCGCATTGACCGGGAGCGCGATGTGATCCTCCGAGAGATGGAGGAG GTTGAGGGACAATCCGAGGAAGTTATATTTGATCATCTCCATGCAACTGCATTCCAGTATACATCCCTTGGCAGACCAATCTTGGGTTCTGCAGATAACGTCAGGTCCATCACCAAAGAGGACCTTGAGAAGTACATTGCAACTCATTACACAGCTTCTAGAATG GTTATTACTGCTGCTGGTAATGTTAAACATGAAGACATTGTAGAGCAGGCAACAAAATTGTTTAATAAGCTATCAACTGATCCTACAACAACAAGGATGTTGGTTGCTAAGGAACCAGCCTCTTTTACTGGTTCTGAG GTTCGAATCATTGATGATGACATGCCCCTTGCTCAATTTGCTGTTGCCTTCAATGGAGCATCCTGGGTAGATCCTGATTCTGTTGCGTTGATGGTTATGCAATCTATGCTTGGTTCATGGGACAAGAGTGCTGGTGGAGGAAAGCACATGGG TTCAGAGCTTGTACAAAGGGTAGCAATCAATGACATCGCTGAGAGTGTGATGGCATTCAACACAAATTATAAGGACACTGGCCTATTCGGTGTCTATGCTGTCGCTAAG GCTGATTGCTTGGATGATTTGGCTTTTGCAATTATGCATGAGATGAGCAAATTGTCGTATCGGGTTATGGAAGAAGATGTTATCCGTGCGCGTAATCAG CTGAAATCCTCAATCCAACTCCACCTTGATGGTTCCACCGCCGTTGTTGAGGACATTGGCCGTCAG CTCCTCATCTATGGCCGAAGAATTCCTATTCCTGAGCTTTTCGCAAGAATAGATGCAGTTGATGCAAGCACTGTGAAGCGTGTTGCAAACCGTTTCATCTTTGATCAG GATGTTGCTATTGCTGCAATGGGACCAATCCAGGGACTTCCGGACTACAACTGGTTCAGACGCCGGACCTACATGCTCCGTTACTAG